The following proteins are co-located in the Myroides profundi genome:
- a CDS encoding SusD/RagB family nutrient-binding outer membrane lipoprotein, protein MKKYIYKISLLTCFIALVGCDKELEDINVNPNKPLEVPTGGLFNKSNKDLMTNTRGGFPSARMALPWVQYSAQRNYTDEDLYLFRTGVNNSLYTDIFLAAKGYKEIIDIITDEANQVKVLTYGHPGNMLAASRIMLVYSQLQALETYGDIPYYSYGSDDPDFEGMTVGTANPIRTPKFAPQDKIYKDMMKELKEASESIELDSGIFNKGDFLFGSAGKMKKFANSLRLKIANRVKNVIPEAQNHITDAIKSGVMSSNDDSVGLKYQNDKVNPAPLYRAAFIDNRNDFSPTNTFVELLKGEEKMVGKKNPFKDIVDPRLFKMVAPKTNIVKDKDGKDVETVVSFSASKTVGSIEQGNYVDRTADFYVGMPIGILGSFTGSQTGSVSQFGAAIYKADKVEVLMEYAEVEFILSEVNGWNDTNYKNGIRASMTSWGITQAKIDEYLKKVPSANEENVMTQKYIALYMQPYEAWAEYRRTKFPKTFLLPGETRDLVATGPDGETQYTFVPKVDLKDLPERITYPSDMDLVNKANKDAAAARMGGDKMDTKLIWAKK, encoded by the coding sequence ATGAAAAAATACATTTATAAAATATCTCTATTAACATGCTTTATTGCTCTAGTAGGGTGTGACAAAGAATTAGAAGATATTAACGTAAACCCAAACAAACCTTTAGAGGTTCCTACTGGAGGTTTATTTAATAAATCTAATAAAGATTTAATGACTAATACTCGTGGAGGATTCCCTTCTGCAAGAATGGCTTTACCGTGGGTACAATATTCTGCGCAAAGAAACTATACAGATGAAGATTTATATTTATTCCGAACAGGTGTAAATAACAGTCTGTACACAGATATTTTTCTTGCAGCAAAGGGATATAAAGAGATTATTGATATAATTACAGATGAGGCTAATCAGGTTAAAGTACTTACTTATGGACATCCTGGTAATATGCTAGCTGCTTCTCGTATTATGTTGGTATATAGTCAGCTGCAAGCTTTGGAGACTTATGGTGATATTCCATATTATTCTTATGGTAGTGACGACCCTGATTTTGAAGGTATGACAGTAGGAACTGCTAATCCTATAAGAACTCCTAAATTTGCACCACAAGATAAAATTTATAAAGATATGATGAAGGAGCTAAAAGAGGCTTCTGAATCTATTGAACTTGATTCTGGTATTTTTAATAAAGGAGATTTTTTATTTGGTAGTGCAGGTAAGATGAAGAAGTTTGCAAACTCTCTAAGATTAAAAATTGCAAATCGTGTGAAGAATGTAATTCCTGAAGCACAAAATCATATAACAGATGCTATAAAAAGCGGTGTTATGAGTTCTAACGACGATTCAGTTGGTCTTAAATACCAAAATGATAAAGTTAATCCAGCACCATTGTATAGAGCTGCTTTTATCGATAATCGTAATGACTTTTCTCCTACAAATACTTTTGTTGAGTTATTGAAAGGAGAAGAAAAAATGGTAGGTAAAAAGAATCCATTTAAAGATATAGTTGATCCGCGTTTGTTTAAAATGGTTGCACCTAAAACGAATATTGTCAAAGATAAGGATGGTAAAGATGTCGAAACGGTTGTTTCTTTTAGTGCTAGTAAAACTGTAGGTAGTATTGAGCAAGGAAATTATGTTGATAGAACGGCGGATTTTTATGTTGGTATGCCAATTGGTATTTTAGGGTCATTTACAGGTTCACAAACGGGTAGTGTTTCTCAATTTGGAGCTGCTATATATAAAGCTGATAAAGTTGAGGTTTTAATGGAGTATGCTGAAGTAGAGTTTATTCTGTCAGAGGTAAATGGATGGAATGATACCAATTATAAAAACGGTATTAGAGCATCTATGACTAGCTGGGGTATTACTCAAGCTAAGATTGATGAGTATCTAAAAAAGGTTCCTTCTGCTAATGAAGAAAATGTAATGACTCAGAAGTATATTGCATTATATATGCAACCTTATGAAGCTTGGGCTGAGTATCGAAGAACGAAGTTCCCTAAAACATTCTTGTTACCAGGAGAAACACGTGATCTAGTTGCAACAGGACCTGATGGAGAAACTCAGTATACATTTGTTCCGAAAGTAGATTTAAAGGATTTACCTGAGAGAATTACATATCCATCCGACATGGATCTTGTTAACAAAGCTAATAAAGATGCTGCTGCTGCTCGTATGGGTGGTGACAAAATGGATACAAAACTTATTTGGGCTAAGAAATAA
- a CDS encoding SusC/RagA family TonB-linked outer membrane protein, giving the protein MKSKFKWILVGSLAFLVQVGFAQEKTFNGIVSEGGLPLPGVSVTISGTSEGTQTDLDGKYSLKVKKGDVIIFSFVGMKDIKHTVGGEAVYNVTMASDEEMLDEVVVTALGIKRDKKKLGYSSQEVKGDNLSGSGQTNAVNALSGNVAGLQVTSPSSMGGSARIVLRGVKSVTGNNQPLIVVDGVPLDNSNFADTNMQRGSGGRDYGDTSADINPDDIESVTVLKGGPASALYGNRGGNGVIIYTTKSAKNGRTDIEVNTGLSFESINIMPKLQTLYGGGSASKLPTAVIGGKTYNIAEYKVDESWGPKFDGTPYLPWYAFDPEFANDYMKEVPWEKAKNDVKSFFDTGITHSQSVAIGKSFKDSNVRMSFSNNVTEGVVPNSKLQRNNFSVSASTQLTDKLKAETNFNYVYTKGFNRPEVGYGDNSVAQKFFQWGQRQVDFKQLKDYKLANGDQRSWNRNRWDDGRPAYSDNPYWVVNENTSQDIRNRTYGNVKLTYNFTDKIYAVGTVYGDRYSFTVEERVAVGSQATSKYSIMKRDVSEYNYEGRVHYDDHFGDFGLNAFVGVNRSEKRRDYVYGTTVGGLDIPNLYNLSNSLSDPKASNEKFHSRTNSVFGSVSVNYKEFLFLEGTTRTDWFSTVKKSVTYPSVTGTFIFSQLMPEVDWLSFGKVRLGWAQVGNDTEAYRTADYYNLDGPFNGSPTYSLSNTANNPNLKPEMMTTKEIGLEAGFLNNRVGFEVSYYQIDTKDLITRVQYDAATGFAYQWQNAGDMKNKGIEATVNLAPIRTNDFSWDITWNFSKNKNELTRLAEGVESVEITRAPFQVSLQGKVGEAYGQIYGTDFVYDDNGNKVVGENGLYLSTGIQALGSYLPDYNMGLRNSFKYKNFSLGVLIDMQKGGNYFSTSHMFGMYTGMLDKSAENGIRENGLILAGVKQDGSKNDKVVSGQEWSQSHYGGVDALNVFSSDYIKLREISLGYDLPSKWIGPFKGITISAYGRNLFTWNLDWKGMDPEMASYGSGNIQAIEGASLPSTRTYGMNVKFKF; this is encoded by the coding sequence ATGAAATCAAAGTTTAAATGGATCTTAGTAGGGTCTCTTGCTTTTTTAGTGCAAGTAGGTTTTGCTCAGGAAAAGACTTTTAATGGGATTGTAAGTGAAGGTGGACTTCCTCTTCCAGGTGTTTCCGTTACGATTTCTGGTACTTCAGAAGGTACTCAGACTGACCTTGACGGAAAGTATTCGTTAAAAGTTAAAAAGGGAGATGTGATTATTTTCTCTTTTGTAGGAATGAAAGACATTAAACACACTGTAGGCGGTGAAGCTGTTTACAATGTGACTATGGCGAGCGATGAAGAAATGCTTGACGAAGTGGTAGTAACAGCTTTAGGTATTAAGCGTGATAAGAAAAAGTTAGGTTATTCTTCACAAGAAGTTAAAGGAGATAACTTATCTGGATCAGGTCAGACAAATGCTGTTAATGCTCTTTCAGGAAACGTTGCTGGTCTTCAAGTGACTTCTCCTTCTTCAATGGGTGGTTCTGCGCGTATTGTATTACGTGGAGTAAAATCTGTAACAGGGAATAACCAACCGTTGATTGTTGTTGATGGAGTGCCGTTGGATAATAGTAACTTTGCGGATACAAATATGCAACGTGGGTCTGGTGGACGTGACTATGGTGATACTTCTGCGGATATTAACCCAGATGATATTGAATCTGTAACAGTATTAAAAGGAGGTCCTGCTTCTGCTCTTTATGGGAATAGAGGTGGTAATGGTGTAATTATCTATACTACTAAGTCTGCAAAAAATGGACGTACAGATATTGAGGTTAATACAGGATTAAGTTTCGAAAGTATTAATATCATGCCTAAGTTACAAACATTATATGGAGGTGGTTCTGCTAGTAAGTTACCAACAGCTGTTATTGGAGGTAAAACATATAATATTGCAGAATACAAAGTAGATGAAAGCTGGGGACCTAAGTTTGATGGAACTCCATATTTACCATGGTATGCTTTTGATCCAGAGTTTGCAAATGATTATATGAAGGAAGTGCCTTGGGAGAAAGCTAAAAATGATGTTAAGTCTTTCTTTGATACAGGAATCACACATAGTCAATCTGTAGCTATTGGTAAATCATTCAAAGATAGTAATGTTAGAATGTCTTTTAGTAACAATGTTACAGAAGGTGTAGTACCTAATTCAAAATTACAACGTAATAACTTCTCTGTAAGTGCCTCTACTCAGTTAACAGATAAATTAAAAGCAGAAACTAATTTTAATTACGTATATACTAAAGGGTTTAACCGTCCTGAGGTAGGATACGGTGATAACTCTGTTGCACAAAAGTTCTTTCAATGGGGACAACGTCAAGTAGACTTTAAACAATTAAAGGATTATAAATTAGCAAATGGAGATCAACGTTCATGGAATAGAAATAGATGGGACGATGGTAGACCAGCTTATTCAGACAACCCTTATTGGGTGGTTAATGAGAATACTTCTCAAGATATACGTAATAGAACGTATGGGAATGTTAAGTTAACATATAATTTTACTGATAAGATATATGCAGTAGGAACTGTATACGGTGATCGTTATAGCTTTACTGTTGAAGAAAGAGTGGCTGTAGGTTCACAAGCGACTTCTAAGTATAGTATCATGAAACGTGATGTTTCTGAATATAACTATGAAGGACGTGTGCACTATGATGATCACTTTGGAGATTTCGGACTTAACGCTTTTGTTGGAGTTAATAGAAGTGAAAAACGAAGAGATTATGTTTACGGAACAACTGTTGGAGGTTTAGATATACCTAATTTATATAATTTAAGTAATAGTTTATCAGATCCAAAGGCGAGTAATGAGAAGTTCCATTCACGTACAAATTCAGTTTTTGGGTCTGTTAGTGTGAACTATAAAGAGTTTTTATTCTTAGAAGGAACAACACGTACAGATTGGTTCTCTACTGTTAAAAAATCGGTTACTTATCCTTCTGTGACAGGAACATTTATTTTTTCTCAACTAATGCCTGAAGTTGATTGGTTGTCTTTTGGTAAAGTTCGTTTAGGATGGGCTCAAGTAGGAAATGATACTGAAGCATATAGAACAGCTGATTACTACAACTTAGACGGTCCATTTAATGGTAGTCCAACATATTCATTAAGTAATACTGCTAATAATCCTAATCTAAAACCTGAGATGATGACTACTAAAGAGATTGGTTTAGAAGCTGGTTTCTTAAATAATAGAGTAGGATTTGAGGTTTCTTATTATCAAATAGATACCAAGGATTTAATTACACGTGTACAGTATGATGCTGCAACAGGATTTGCATATCAATGGCAAAATGCTGGAGATATGAAGAATAAAGGTATAGAAGCTACAGTTAATTTAGCTCCGATTCGTACAAATGATTTTTCTTGGGATATTACGTGGAATTTCTCTAAGAATAAGAATGAGTTAACTCGTTTAGCTGAGGGTGTTGAATCAGTAGAAATAACAAGAGCTCCATTCCAAGTATCTTTACAAGGTAAAGTAGGTGAGGCATATGGACAAATTTATGGAACTGATTTTGTTTATGACGATAATGGAAATAAAGTTGTTGGAGAAAATGGACTTTACTTAAGTACAGGGATACAGGCTTTAGGTTCTTATCTTCCAGATTATAATATGGGACTTAGAAATAGCTTTAAGTATAAAAACTTTAGCTTAGGTGTTTTAATCGATATGCAAAAAGGAGGTAACTACTTCTCTACTTCTCATATGTTTGGAATGTATACAGGTATGCTTGATAAATCTGCTGAGAATGGTATTCGTGAGAATGGACTTATTTTAGCGGGAGTTAAACAAGATGGATCTAAAAATGATAAGGTAGTATCTGGCCAAGAATGGTCACAATCACATTATGGTGGAGTTGATGCTTTAAACGTATTTAGTTCTGATTATATTAAGTTAAGAGAGATTTCTTTAGGATATGATTTGCCTAGTAAATGGATAGGTCCATTTAAAGGAATTACTATTTCAGCTTATGGTCGTAACTTATTTACTTGGAACTTAGACTGGAAAGGTATGGATCCAGAGATGGCATCTTACGGAAGTGGAAATATTCAGGCTATTGAAGGGGCGTCATTGCCTTCTACAAGAACTTATGGTATGAATGTTAAATTTAAATTCTAG
- a CDS encoding RagB/SusD family nutrient uptake outer membrane protein, with the protein MKKIFYSIAVVGLIMTASCSDDFTKTDQESTFSDEKIDKLARFPEAALLLPESIEAGAYYTARASNIGETGTHEDFGQKSIDITMDAMGQDMVFGGNAWFVFHYTYQMRVEGLRGTKMHFYYYSKLAHNANLIMQSIAKYDDNFKNSTVYARALALRGFANFNLMKVFANGDMGIPYEYYDHEGDRKLKQKLNRVPSKEVYQLIESDLLEAYKLLNGYVAPNKGIIDKYVVSGMLSRVYQHTGDWVKSKDYAFKALGENLSAVDFGVVNDGFSNINNPDVMWGSDIDGSSTTIWASFFSHMDTQNQGYGSFNDITKMVDARLYAQINDKDKRKDWFYDGKKTLVSPSLGVTLDANNLAMYSNLKFVDPSRFMGDYIYMRKSEMLLNYAEAAFESGDEGGAKTALDNLMKTRQEDYNVNAFSGESLRQEIRLQRRIELWGEGFAFTDIIRWKVGLDRTKAVTVNGKLIESNHGIVPGTKFDIPAGSDRLRYQFPISEINANSQLRPQNP; encoded by the coding sequence TAGCTGTTGTTGGGTTAATAATGACGGCATCATGCAGTGACGATTTTACAAAAACAGATCAAGAATCTACATTTTCAGATGAAAAAATAGACAAACTTGCTAGGTTTCCTGAAGCAGCTTTATTATTGCCAGAAAGTATAGAGGCTGGAGCATATTACACAGCAAGAGCATCAAATATAGGTGAGACTGGTACACACGAGGACTTTGGACAAAAATCTATAGATATAACTATGGATGCAATGGGACAAGATATGGTCTTTGGAGGAAACGCTTGGTTTGTATTTCATTATACATATCAAATGCGTGTAGAAGGTTTAAGAGGAACTAAAATGCATTTCTATTATTATAGTAAATTGGCACATAATGCAAACTTAATAATGCAGTCTATTGCTAAATATGATGATAATTTTAAGAATAGTACAGTATATGCTCGTGCATTAGCATTGCGTGGTTTTGCGAATTTCAATTTGATGAAGGTTTTTGCTAATGGAGATATGGGAATACCTTACGAGTATTATGATCACGAGGGAGATAGAAAATTAAAGCAAAAGCTTAATAGAGTCCCTTCTAAAGAGGTGTACCAATTAATAGAGAGTGATTTGTTAGAAGCTTATAAATTATTAAATGGATATGTAGCTCCAAATAAAGGTATCATAGATAAATATGTTGTTAGTGGTATGTTGTCTAGAGTATACCAACATACTGGTGATTGGGTGAAATCGAAAGATTATGCATTTAAAGCATTAGGAGAAAATTTAAGTGCTGTAGACTTTGGTGTTGTAAATGATGGATTCTCAAATATTAATAATCCTGATGTAATGTGGGGATCTGATATTGATGGTAGTAGTACAACTATCTGGGCATCTTTCTTCTCACATATGGATACTCAGAATCAAGGTTATGGATCATTTAATGATATTACAAAGATGGTTGACGCTCGTTTATATGCACAGATTAATGATAAAGATAAGCGTAAGGATTGGTTTTATGATGGAAAGAAAACTCTAGTAAGTCCATCTCTTGGAGTGACTTTGGATGCAAATAATTTAGCAATGTATTCAAATTTGAAATTTGTTGATCCATCGCGTTTTATGGGGGATTATATCTACATGCGTAAGTCTGAGATGCTATTAAATTATGCAGAAGCTGCATTTGAAAGCGGAGATGAGGGTGGAGCTAAGACCGCGTTAGATAACTTAATGAAAACTCGTCAAGAAGACTATAATGTTAATGCATTTTCTGGAGAATCTTTAAGACAAGAAATTCGTTTACAACGTAGGATTGAATTGTGGGGTGAAGGATTTGCTTTTACAGATATTATTAGATGGAAAGTAGGTTTGGATAGAACTAAAGCTGTTACAGTTAACGGAAAATTAATAGAAAGTAATCATGGAATTGTTCCTGGTACTAAATTTGATATTCCTGCGGGGTCTGATAGATTAAGATATCAATTCCCAATCTCAGAGATTAATGCAAATAGTCAATTGAGACCACAAAATCCATAA